A genomic stretch from Desulfotignum balticum DSM 7044 includes:
- a CDS encoding MlaE family ABC transporter permease encodes MITRLIETIGSPFSSYIESTGRLIRFFLAGIRQIAVLPFQGNKTLDQIGFIGAKSLFVILLTGLFTGMVLGLQGYYSLVDFGSEAALGAAVALSLIRELGPVLTAIMITARAGSAMTAEIGVMRMSEQIDALVTMQINPVRFIFSPRILAALISFPLLTAFFDVVGIFGGFLSGSLLMGINETVYMDKVIQSVKMIDIWGGFIKSFVFALVVATICCYRGYFAHMNNQGQTGAKGVSLATTSAVVQSCIWILIFDYAITYFLV; translated from the coding sequence ATGATCACCCGATTAATAGAAACCATTGGAAGTCCTTTTTCCAGTTATATTGAATCCACGGGACGTCTGATCCGGTTTTTTCTTGCCGGAATCCGGCAGATCGCGGTCTTGCCGTTTCAAGGGAACAAAACCCTGGATCAGATCGGATTTATCGGGGCAAAATCCCTGTTTGTCATTCTTTTGACCGGCTTGTTCACCGGCATGGTTTTAGGACTCCAGGGCTATTACTCACTGGTGGACTTTGGATCGGAAGCGGCTCTGGGAGCGGCCGTGGCCCTGAGCCTGATCCGCGAGCTGGGCCCGGTTCTGACAGCCATCATGATTACTGCCCGGGCCGGATCGGCCATGACGGCTGAAATCGGTGTCATGCGCATGTCCGAACAGATCGATGCACTGGTCACCATGCAGATCAATCCCGTCCGGTTTATTTTCAGCCCGAGAATCCTGGCCGCTCTGATCAGTTTTCCTTTGCTGACGGCTTTTTTTGATGTGGTGGGTATATTCGGTGGATTTTTATCCGGTTCCCTGTTAATGGGAATCAATGAAACCGTTTACATGGACAAAGTGATCCAGAGTGTCAAAATGATAGATATCTGGGGCGGATTTATCAAATCCTTTGTATTCGCCCTGGTGGTCGCTACCATCTGCTGTTACCGGGGATATTTCGCCCACATGAACAATCAGGGGCAAACCGGTGCCAAAGGAGTTTCTCTGGCCACCACCAGCGCTGTGGTGCAATCGTGCATCTGGATTCTGATCTTTGATTATGCGATCACTTATTTTCTGGTATGA
- a CDS encoding ABC transporter ATP-binding protein translates to MTQPFIEFKNVYKRFGNLEVLKGVNLSIDKGTVTVVIGKSGSGKSVLLKHIVGLVKEDEGDVLIQGKSLNRLSSKQARQFKKNMSYMFQDNALFDFLTAFENIALPLTETTRMTVEQIRKKVHDRMTRLSIEGIDHKYPSELSGGMRKRVALARALVTDPELILFDEPTTGLDPIRKNDVHHLIREFQKQFGFTAVIVSHDIPDIFDLAQQIALLDEGKIVFKGTRQEIMACEHETACAFIRGREMLYDRSKT, encoded by the coding sequence ATGACCCAGCCTTTTATTGAATTCAAAAACGTATATAAACGATTCGGCAACCTGGAAGTTCTCAAAGGGGTCAATCTGTCCATAGACAAAGGAACCGTCACCGTGGTGATCGGCAAGAGCGGTTCCGGCAAATCCGTTCTCCTCAAACATATCGTGGGCCTGGTTAAAGAAGATGAAGGAGACGTGCTGATCCAGGGTAAGTCCTTGAACCGGCTTTCCAGCAAACAGGCCAGGCAGTTTAAAAAAAACATGAGCTACATGTTTCAGGACAACGCATTGTTTGATTTTCTCACGGCATTTGAAAACATTGCACTGCCGCTGACGGAAACCACACGAATGACGGTTGAACAAATCCGGAAAAAAGTGCATGACCGCATGACCCGGTTGAGTATTGAGGGCATCGATCATAAATATCCGTCTGAACTGTCCGGCGGCATGCGCAAACGGGTGGCCCTGGCCAGAGCTCTGGTGACGGATCCGGAACTGATCCTGTTTGATGAGCCCACCACAGGCCTGGACCCGATACGCAAAAATGACGTACACCATTTGATCCGGGAATTTCAGAAACAATTCGGATTTACCGCCGTGATCGTCAGCCATGATATTCCGGACATTTTTGATCTGGCACAACAGATCGCGCTGCTGGATGAAGGAAAGATTGTTTTCAAAGGAACCCGGCAGGAAATCATGGCATGTGAACATGAAACTGCGTGTGCATTTATCAGAGGAAGGGAAATGTTGTATGACCGATCGAAAACGTGA
- the mlaD gene encoding outer membrane lipid asymmetry maintenance protein MlaD: MTDRKRDFYVGFFVIITVICTGYLFLVVGEFSRFFKDRYTIHGYFSSVSGLKTGASVDLAGVRVGNVSDIAIDPDHLVAKVTMEIDSQIEISEDSIASVRTAGIIGEKFIEILPGGSDFMLAEDAEIENTESALDIESLIKKFIFNNDSP; this comes from the coding sequence ATGACCGATCGAAAACGTGATTTTTATGTGGGTTTTTTTGTCATTATCACCGTTATCTGCACCGGGTATCTGTTTCTGGTTGTGGGGGAATTCTCCCGATTTTTCAAAGACCGGTATACCATTCATGGCTATTTTTCTTCGGTTTCCGGCCTGAAAACGGGAGCATCTGTGGACCTGGCAGGGGTTCGGGTCGGAAATGTGTCTGATATTGCCATTGACCCAGACCATCTGGTGGCAAAGGTAACAATGGAAATTGACAGTCAAATAGAAATTTCAGAAGACAGTATCGCTTCCGTCAGAACTGCGGGAATCATTGGTGAAAAATTCATTGAAATCCTGCCGGGCGGGTCCGATTTTATGCTGGCTGAAGACGCTGAAATTGAAAATACCGAATCCGCTCTGGATATTGAATCATTGATAAAAAAATTCATTTTCAACAATGATTCTCCTTGA
- a CDS encoding MlaA family lipoprotein: protein MKHINQYQWILILGICVLIGLVSPPAWSQSPSAENQASVQPTEPKTDPSSDSFFEDDFFEEGPAGKAVAPVADPFFYFNYAMYVVNDNLYYYVLKPVATGYKTVMPTPARKGIRNFFHNLMFPIRFVNNLLQWKLEQASDEFGIFLVNSTAGILGFNQVAQKYLDMHTQKEDLGQTLGTYGIKEGFYLVLPVLGPSTLRDAIGMAGDYFVLDPIDYVSPWELELGLDVLDIINRTSFRIGDYESMKKAALDPYAAIRDAYIQNRRMQVSQ, encoded by the coding sequence ATGAAACACATAAATCAATATCAATGGATACTCATTCTGGGAATCTGTGTATTAATCGGTCTGGTATCACCGCCGGCATGGTCCCAGTCGCCTTCTGCCGAAAATCAAGCTAGCGTGCAGCCCACTGAACCGAAGACCGACCCATCATCCGACTCATTTTTTGAAGATGATTTTTTTGAAGAAGGACCGGCCGGTAAGGCCGTCGCCCCTGTGGCGGATCCATTTTTTTATTTTAATTATGCCATGTATGTGGTCAACGATAACTTATATTATTATGTACTCAAACCCGTTGCCACCGGGTATAAAACCGTGATGCCCACACCGGCCCGAAAGGGGATCCGCAATTTTTTCCATAATCTGATGTTTCCCATCCGGTTTGTAAACAACCTGTTGCAGTGGAAACTGGAACAGGCCTCGGATGAATTCGGAATTTTTCTGGTCAATTCCACTGCCGGAATTCTGGGTTTCAACCAGGTGGCCCAGAAATACCTGGATATGCATACCCAAAAAGAAGATCTGGGCCAGACGCTGGGAACCTATGGCATCAAGGAAGGATTTTATCTGGTTTTACCGGTATTGGGTCCATCCACGCTTCGGGATGCCATCGGCATGGCCGGAGATTATTTCGTGCTGGACCCCATCGACTATGTCTCGCCCTGGGAACTGGAACTGGGACTTGATGTCCTGGACATCATCAACCGGACATCTTTTCGTATCGGTGACTATGAAAGCATGAAAAAAGCGGCACTGGATCCTTATGCGGCGATCCGGGACGCCTATATCCAGAATCGGCGGATGCAGGTCAGCCAATAA
- a CDS encoding nitrilase-related carbon-nitrogen hydrolase, producing the protein MKPVTLCLAIVTCLCNRFKDNFNTCCDIISTAARKGADMVIFPEMTLTGYGTDHRFSKQVPPMDSQVIQTFARLSDQLNLAILIGLAETINERIYGSHLVFIPHTPYGKYQKLHIAPNEQGIFTPGTRIPVFAHGGVKFGIQLCYDAHFPELSTAMALQGADLIVLPHASPRGNQQDKFTSWMRHLPARAFDNGVFVAAVNQTGDNGAGLEFPGLSVVIGPDGKLISRSLPKNNHLHVVTLDPKQLAHVRSHRMRYFLPHRRKDLFPIIG; encoded by the coding sequence ATGAAACCGGTGACCCTTTGTCTGGCCATCGTTACCTGCTTGTGTAACCGATTTAAAGACAATTTCAACACCTGTTGCGATATTATTTCAACCGCGGCCCGCAAAGGCGCGGATATGGTGATTTTTCCGGAAATGACGCTTACCGGGTATGGCACGGATCATCGGTTTTCCAAACAAGTCCCACCCATGGATTCCCAAGTGATCCAAACTTTTGCCCGGCTGTCTGATCAACTGAATCTCGCGATTCTGATCGGTCTGGCTGAAACGATCAATGAGCGGATTTACGGGTCTCATCTGGTATTCATCCCCCATACCCCTTACGGCAAATATCAGAAACTGCATATTGCGCCCAATGAACAGGGAATTTTCACGCCCGGCACCCGAATTCCGGTATTTGCGCATGGCGGAGTCAAATTCGGCATCCAGCTGTGTTATGATGCCCATTTTCCGGAACTGTCCACGGCCATGGCATTGCAGGGGGCGGATCTCATTGTTTTGCCCCATGCGTCTCCCCGGGGGAATCAACAAGACAAATTTACTTCCTGGATGCGGCACCTGCCGGCCCGGGCATTTGACAATGGGGTGTTTGTGGCGGCGGTGAACCAGACCGGGGATAATGGGGCGGGATTGGAATTTCCCGGTCTGTCCGTGGTGATCGGACCGGACGGGAAACTGATCTCCCGGTCTTTACCCAAAAATAATCATCTGCATGTTGTCACTTTGGACCCGAAACAGCTGGCACATGTCCGGTCTCATCGTATGCGGTATTTTCTGCCTCACCGGCGCAAGGATCTGTTCCCGATTATTGGCTGA
- the ahbA gene encoding siroheme decarboxylase subunit alpha, translated as MTAISETDKTILNLIQLDFPIDARPFRVLAEKLDLTEEELIARIQAMKDLQVIRRIGGNFSPDRLGYYSTLCTAKVPEKKIDLFTRTVNMYAGVTHNYMRDHEFNIWFTFIAPSRDQIAESLEEISRQTGVSPILNLPATRVFKISANFKL; from the coding sequence ATGACTGCCATCAGCGAGACCGACAAAACCATTCTCAACCTGATTCAGCTGGATTTTCCCATTGATGCCCGTCCGTTCAGGGTTCTGGCGGAGAAACTGGACCTTACCGAGGAAGAACTCATCGCGCGTATTCAGGCCATGAAGGATTTACAGGTGATCCGGCGTATCGGCGGTAATTTCAGCCCGGATCGTTTAGGTTATTATTCCACCCTTTGTACGGCAAAGGTGCCGGAAAAAAAAATCGATCTGTTCACCCGCACTGTCAATATGTATGCCGGTGTCACTCACAATTACATGCGGGACCATGAGTTCAACATCTGGTTCACATTCATCGCCCCTTCCCGGGATCAGATCGCTGAATCCTTAGAAGAGATTTCCCGCCAGACCGGGGTTTCCCCCATATTGAATCTTCCCGCCACCCGGGTATTTAAAATTTCCGCCAATTTCAAGCTATGA
- a CDS encoding TusE/DsrC/DsvC family sulfur relay protein: protein MATIEFNGKTFEVDEDGFLLDYNSYSEEWVEYVKTQEGIEEMTDEHWQLVKVLQDYYEKNGIAPMVRVLSKLTKFKLKHIYELFPSGPGKGACKMAGLPKPTGCV, encoded by the coding sequence ATGGCAACAATTGAATTTAACGGGAAAACATTTGAAGTAGATGAGGATGGGTTCCTTCTTGACTACAATTCCTATTCAGAAGAATGGGTGGAGTATGTGAAAACCCAGGAAGGGATTGAGGAAATGACCGATGAGCACTGGCAGCTGGTAAAAGTGCTCCAGGACTATTATGAGAAAAACGGGATTGCTCCCATGGTCCGGGTTCTTTCCAAACTCACCAAGTTCAAGCTCAAACACATTTATGAGCTGTTTCCCTCCGGCCCCGGCAAAGGTGCCTGTAAAATGGCTGGTCTTCCTAAACCGACCGGGTGCGTATAA
- a CDS encoding FAD/NAD(P)-binding protein, with product MENPYLPYPVRIDDIEVATEDKSLKTFTFVFVNPEDEEKFAYKAGQFAELSIPGVGEIPIGIASSPVEKGFVKFTVFRTGVVTTHLHNMKKGDLMGIRGPLGNWYPWDKLENKNVVIIGGGFAFTTLRSSIVYMLDPANRKKFKNIDVVYGARSPGMLLYREELFDWEKRDDINMHITVDGTDDPDWKYHTGFVPQVVEDNAPVADEDTYAIVCGPPIMIKFTQPALTKLGYQPHQIIMSLENRMKCGIGMCGRCNIGKELVCKDGPVFTLEEINQTPKEY from the coding sequence ATGGAAAACCCCTATTTGCCGTATCCGGTTCGCATTGATGATATTGAAGTGGCAACGGAAGATAAATCCCTTAAAACGTTTACTTTTGTATTTGTAAACCCGGAAGATGAAGAAAAGTTTGCCTATAAAGCCGGCCAGTTTGCTGAACTGTCCATCCCCGGCGTGGGTGAAATTCCCATCGGCATTGCCTCATCTCCGGTGGAAAAGGGATTTGTCAAATTCACGGTCTTCCGGACCGGTGTGGTCACCACCCATCTTCACAACATGAAGAAAGGGGATCTCATGGGCATCAGAGGACCTCTGGGCAACTGGTATCCCTGGGACAAACTGGAAAACAAAAATGTGGTCATCATCGGCGGCGGATTTGCCTTCACCACGCTGCGGTCCTCCATTGTCTATATGCTGGATCCGGCCAACCGGAAAAAATTCAAAAACATTGATGTGGTCTACGGGGCCCGTTCTCCCGGCATGCTGTTATACCGGGAGGAACTGTTTGACTGGGAAAAACGCGATGACATCAACATGCACATCACCGTGGATGGTACGGATGATCCCGACTGGAAGTACCATACCGGGTTTGTGCCCCAGGTAGTGGAGGACAATGCACCGGTTGCCGATGAAGACACCTACGCCATTGTGTGCGGACCGCCTATCATGATCAAGTTCACCCAGCCGGCATTGACCAAGTTGGGGTATCAGCCCCATCAGATTATCATGTCTCTGGAAAACCGGATGAAGTGCGGCATCGGTATGTGCGGACGCTGCAATATCGGCAAGGAACTGGTGTGCAAAGACGGACCGGTGTTTACACTGGAAGAGATCAACCAGACTCCGAAAGAATATTAA
- a CDS encoding 4Fe-4S dicluster domain-containing protein, translated as MNFITIDKKDWAPGVDQSRNTYRVYGPVEDENGCQIKPLAPDMQPKMDAPVTVMSAKSVLFPQTEKILTATLDESKEDHHVMKPVETDDMPRVVLGIRPYDAKAVHLVKLNFDNPDYKDPYWCAAYDATTFVGLGVTRPGPCDFSTAVGSGPFSEEGLDVLMADMDDKYLAKILTEKGEKWAAACGFDTAADPKESQVLFDVLRKEAEKQIQADVATDKLAQKTILDLYDAPFWDEVAFSCINCGTCTYVCPTCWCFDIQDETRHNTAVRFRNWDTCMSSLFTHHASGHNPRGTKVQRVRQRFMHKLKYFLDKYDQGIMCVGCGRCVASCPVNIDIREVCNRMNDYETTK; from the coding sequence ATGAATTTCATTACAATTGATAAAAAAGACTGGGCCCCGGGGGTTGATCAATCCAGGAATACCTATCGGGTCTATGGTCCGGTTGAAGATGAAAACGGCTGCCAGATCAAGCCTCTGGCACCGGATATGCAGCCAAAAATGGATGCCCCTGTCACGGTCATGTCTGCCAAATCCGTGCTGTTTCCCCAGACCGAAAAAATATTGACCGCCACTCTGGATGAATCAAAAGAGGATCATCATGTCATGAAACCGGTGGAAACCGATGACATGCCCCGGGTGGTTTTGGGCATCCGGCCTTATGATGCCAAAGCCGTACACCTGGTAAAGCTTAATTTTGACAATCCGGATTATAAAGACCCATACTGGTGTGCGGCGTATGACGCAACCACATTTGTGGGGTTGGGCGTGACCCGTCCCGGGCCGTGTGACTTTTCAACGGCCGTGGGAAGCGGACCGTTCAGTGAAGAAGGCCTGGACGTACTCATGGCAGATATGGATGACAAATATCTGGCCAAGATTTTGACGGAAAAAGGCGAAAAATGGGCCGCAGCCTGCGGGTTCGATACGGCGGCGGACCCCAAAGAAAGCCAGGTCCTTTTCGATGTCCTGAGAAAAGAGGCGGAAAAACAGATCCAGGCGGATGTTGCCACGGATAAGCTGGCCCAAAAAACCATTCTGGATCTGTATGACGCGCCTTTCTGGGATGAGGTGGCATTTTCCTGCATCAACTGCGGGACCTGTACCTATGTCTGCCCCACCTGCTGGTGTTTCGACATTCAGGACGAGACCCGGCACAACACAGCGGTGCGGTTCCGCAACTGGGACACCTGTATGTCTTCGTTGTTCACCCATCACGCCTCCGGCCACAACCCCAGAGGCACCAAGGTCCAGCGGGTCAGACAGCGGTTCATGCACAAGCTCAAGTATTTTCTGGACAAGTATGACCAGGGAATCATGTGCGTGGGATGCGGACGATGTGTGGCTTCCTGCCCGGTGAACATCGATATCCGGGAGGTGTGCAACCGGATGAACGATTACGAGACAACCAAATAG
- a CDS encoding 4Fe-4S dicluster domain-containing protein, which produces MDTCIEKIRAIGADLLAKGTVEKVIGFADGSIPMATRPVALTSDKDVGKLVFNSVCGLNLANYVSKNSLSKKEGKIAVVAKGCDARNLVTHIVENQISREQVYIIGVPCTGMVDKRKIAALFEDEITGFEEDGDTLTITSASKTETVKKANVLRHNCRVCTHRNPPVYDVMAGDPVEEQTLDQPYEDVDRIAAMDPDARWAYFEKLTENCIRCYACRNACPLCYCPTCFVDESGPQWVGKGQNDTDVATFHFLRAFHCAGRCTDCGACVEACPMGINVRDFTRKLNKDALELFGWEAGLDLDKRPPLDVYSPNDPNDFIK; this is translated from the coding sequence ATGGATACCTGTATTGAAAAAATAAGGGCCATTGGTGCGGACCTGCTGGCCAAGGGCACAGTGGAAAAAGTGATCGGATTTGCCGACGGCTCCATTCCCATGGCCACCCGGCCGGTGGCTTTAACCTCTGATAAAGATGTGGGCAAACTGGTTTTCAACTCGGTATGCGGTCTCAACCTGGCCAATTATGTCTCGAAAAACAGCCTGTCAAAAAAAGAGGGAAAAATCGCTGTGGTGGCCAAAGGCTGTGATGCCAGAAATCTGGTCACCCATATCGTGGAAAATCAGATTTCCCGGGAACAGGTCTATATCATCGGCGTGCCCTGCACCGGCATGGTGGACAAACGAAAAATTGCGGCTTTGTTTGAGGATGAAATCACAGGATTTGAAGAAGACGGCGATACGTTGACCATCACATCCGCTTCAAAGACAGAAACGGTGAAGAAAGCGAATGTACTGCGGCACAACTGCCGGGTATGCACCCATCGGAATCCGCCGGTCTATGATGTGATGGCCGGAGACCCCGTGGAAGAACAGACCCTGGATCAGCCTTATGAGGACGTGGACCGGATCGCTGCCATGGATCCGGATGCCCGATGGGCCTATTTTGAAAAACTCACGGAAAACTGCATCCGGTGCTATGCCTGTCGGAATGCCTGTCCTTTATGCTACTGCCCCACCTGTTTTGTGGATGAATCCGGTCCCCAGTGGGTGGGTAAAGGCCAGAACGATACCGATGTCGCCACATTTCATTTCCTGCGGGCCTTTCACTGCGCCGGCCGGTGCACGGACTGCGGGGCTTGTGTGGAAGCCTGCCCCATGGGGATCAATGTCCGGGATTTCACGCGCAAGCTGAACAAGGACGCGTTGGAACTGTTTGGATGGGAAGCCGGCCTGGATCTGGACAAACGGCCGCCGCTGGATGTTTACAGCCCCAATGATCCCAATGATTTTATCAAGTAA
- a CDS encoding hydrogenase iron-sulfur subunit codes for MTEKNIKIVSFLCNWCSYGAADLAGVSRMEYPADIRVIRIPCSGRMSPKFILSALREGADAVWVSGUHPGECHYLDGNYYARRKFAMMGNLLEHMGVDRDRIHFSWISSAEATKFVDVVKEISEKVRALGPNKKFVKDYNK; via the coding sequence ATGACCGAAAAAAATATAAAAATCGTCAGTTTTCTGTGCAACTGGTGCTCTTACGGGGCCGCGGATCTGGCAGGGGTCAGCCGGATGGAGTACCCGGCGGACATCCGGGTGATCCGGATCCCCTGCTCGGGACGTATGAGCCCGAAATTTATTTTATCCGCCCTCAGGGAAGGTGCGGATGCCGTGTGGGTATCCGGGTGACATCCCGGCGAATGTCATTACCTGGATGGTAATTATTATGCACGGAGAAAATTTGCGATGATGGGCAACCTGCTGGAACATATGGGAGTGGATCGGGACCGGATCCATTTTTCCTGGATTTCTTCGGCTGAAGCCACCAAGTTCGTGGATGTGGTCAAGGAAATTTCCGAGAAGGTCAGAGCCCTGGGCCCCAACAAAAAATTTGTCAAAGATTATAACAAATAA